In the Flavobacteriales bacterium genome, TACCTGCTGGCGGCGCGCCGGGCGCACAAGATGCACCACAAGCACCTGGGCCGTGAGCACGGTGAGTGCTTCGGCATGCTGGTGTTCCCGATCCGGTTCCTCAGGGAGATGCGCCGTCGCCGCGGCACTTCAGGGGTCGCGCCTCAGGGGCAGGCCTCCATGCGCATGGGCACCTCCACATCTGCAGGGCTGAGGTAGGGGATGTCCAACGCCAGACCGCGCACCAGGAGCAGGGCCGCCATAAGGGCATAGCCTGCGGGCGCCCAGCGGGTGAGGCGGGCCCGGAACCGGGCACCGAGCGACACGCCAGCGAACCGCACGGCCACCAAGGCAGGCCAGGTGCCCGCCCCGAAGGCGGCCATGAACAGCGCACCGTCCATCGGTCCTTCCTGCGCAAGCGCACCAGCCACGGCCACGTACACCATCCCGCAGGGCAGAAGTCCATTGAACAGGCCGGTGAGGAACACCGCGGATGCACTGCTCCTGCGAAGGCGGCGTGCGACCGCGGAACGAAGATGGGCCACCCAGGCCGCAGGCACCCAGGGGCGATGCAGGAGGGCGGAAAGGGCCGGCACCACCAGTACGGCGAGCATGAGCACGGCCAGCGCGATCGCAACGAAGCGCTGGATGCCGGCCAGGCCCAGACCGCGACCGAACAGCCCGAACAGGGCCCCGATGGCCATGTAGGTGGTCACCCGACCCATGTTGAGGAGCACGGTGGTCCGCACCGGTGCGCCGCCCTGGCCCACGGCCAGATGCAACGGGCCGCACATGGCCACACAGTGAGCGCTGCCCAGCAGACCCAGAACGAAGGCCGGAACGAGCACGGCGATCACGGCACCACGATGCGTTCCTCCACCAGGCCCGTGCCCGTCGGACCGGTCCATTCAAGCTCCGCCTTGTACATCCCGCGCAAGAGGTCGTTCACCGGCACGGCGCACCGGCCATCCGCGCGGCACAGCACCTCATACGCCCGGTCGGCTCGTTCATCGGACGGCCGCTGCAGACGGAGGGTGGCGCGCGCCGGTGCGTCACCTTGGAACGCGATGTGGAGCGAATCGCCCTCCACCTGGAAGGCCACGCGGTCCGCCCCCGCGCGATGGAGCTTATCGAGCCGCTCCTGGTAGCGGAGCTCCTGGGCGTAATAATCCTCCGCCACGAGCTGCTCCTGCTCCTGGATGGCCTTGACCATGAATCCCGCCATCAGCGCGATGAACGCCATCATGGTGAGCGTGACCCCTGTTCCCCAGCTGAATCTCATGGTGTGTTGGTGTTGATGGGTCCGACGAAGGTGGTGGACACATCCTCCAGCAGACGGTCGTCGGTATAAACCCCGATGTTGACCTTGGTCTTCATGCCGCTCATGGCCGAAGGGTCCAGGATGATGAACAGGCTGCCCTGCGCCAGCGCCGCGGGTTGCAGCTCGATCTCCTTGCCCACCAGCTCGATGGAACCCTCCACGTTCTCCAGGACGAAGCGGATGGGCATGTCGCGGGAGGTCTTGTTCACCACCTTGTAGTTGTACAGGTTGCTGATGCGTCCGTCCGGGCGGGTCTGGTAGA is a window encoding:
- a CDS encoding sulfite exporter TauE/SafE family protein, which produces MIAVLVPAFVLGLLGSAHCVAMCGPLHLAVGQGGAPVRTTVLLNMGRVTTYMAIGALFGLFGRGLGLAGIQRFVAIALAVLMLAVLVVPALSALLHRPWVPAAWVAHLRSAVARRLRRSSASAVFLTGLFNGLLPCGMVYVAVAGALAQEGPMDGALFMAAFGAGTWPALVAVRFAGVSLGARFRARLTRWAPAGYALMAALLLVRGLALDIPYLSPADVEVPMRMEACP
- a CDS encoding FixH family protein codes for the protein MRFSWGTGVTLTMMAFIALMAGFMVKAIQEQEQLVAEDYYAQELRYQERLDKLHRAGADRVAFQVEGDSLHIAFQGDAPARATLRLQRPSDERADRAYEVLCRADGRCAVPVNDLLRGMYKAELEWTGPTGTGLVEERIVVP